The following is a genomic window from Longimicrobium sp..
TGCAGCTCCCCGAGGAGCTGTTCGACGGGCGCGTCCACGAGGCCGCCCTGCACCAGACGGTGAAGGCGTACCTGGCCAACCAGCGCCAGGGGACCGCCGCCACCAAGACCCGCGGGATGGTGTCCGGGGGCAACCGCAAGGCCTGGCGCCAGAAGGGCACCGGCCGCGCCCGCCAGGGCTCGATGCGCGCTCCGCACTGGCGGGGCGGCGGCATCGTGTTCGGACCCAGCCCGCGCAGCTACCACCAGGACGTGCCGCGCAAGGTGAAGTCGCTGGCCCGCAGGAGCGCCTTCAACCAGCGCGCCATCGACGGCCAGATCGCCGTCATCGAGCGCCTGGCGCCCGAGGCGCCCAGGACGCGCGCCTTCGCCGAGCTGCTGGGGAAGATCGGGGTGGCCGGCGCCAAGCGCGTGCTGATCCTGACCGACGGCTCCAGCCGCAACGTGTACCTGTCGGCGCGCAACCTTCCCAACGTGGAGGTCATGCCCTTCGCCCAGGCCAGCGCCTACGACGTGATGGTGGCGCGCCAGGTGGTGATCGAGCAGGCCGCGCTCGACCAGGTGAAGCAGGGTGCCGGCCAGACCGCCGATGCCGACGCCGAGGAGGTGGTGAATGCCTAAGGTGAACGTCAACGAGGTGATCGTGCGCCCGCTCGTGACCGAGAAGAGCCACGACCAGCTCGACCGGCTGGGCGCCTACACCTTCGTGGTGGCCAAGGACGCCAACAAGATCGAGATCGCCCAGGCGGTCGAGAAGCACTTCAACGTGAAGGTCAGGGACGTCCGCACCATGCGCTACGCCGGCAAGGAGAAGCGCATGGGCCGCCACGTGGGCCGCAAGGCCTCGTGGAAGAAGGCGGTCGTGACCCTCGCGGAAGGCGACTCGATCGAGCTCTTCGAGGGAGTGTAACATGCCGACCAAGCAGTTCAAGCCGGTGACCCCCGGCACGCGCTTCCGCTCGACCAGCGACTTCGCCGAGGTCACCCACAAGGGGCGCCCCGAGAAGGCGCTGACCGAGAAGATCTCGGGCACCGGCGGGCGCAACCACCACGGGCACGTGACCAGCCGCCACAAGGGCGGCGGGCACAAGCGCCTGTACCGGGTGATCGACTTCAGGCGCGACAAGGCCGGCGTGGCCGGCAAGGTCGAGCGCATCGAGTACGATCCCAACCGCACGGCCAACATCGCCCTCGTGGTCTACGAGGACGGCGAGCGCCGCTACATCCTGCACCCGCGCGGGCTGCAGGTGGGCGACAGCGTGGTGGCCGGCAGCGGCAGCGACATCAAGCCGGGGAACGCGCTTCCGCTGGCCGAGATCCCGCTGGGCACCACCGTGCACAACGTGGAGCTCCGCCCCGGCAAGGGGGGCCAGATGGCCCGCTCGGCCGGCGCCGGGGTGCAGATCGCGGCCAAGGAGGGCGACTACGTGACGCTCCGCATGCCCAGCACCGAGATGCGCATGGTGCGGCGCGAGTGCATGGCCACCGTGGGCCAGGTGGGGAACGTGGACCACGAGAAGCAGTCCATCGGCAAGGCGGGCGCCAACCGCTGGCGGGGCAAGCGCCCCAAGGTCCGCGGCGTGGTGATGAACCCGGTGGACCACCCGCTGGGCGGCGGCGAGGGCCGGAGCTCCGGCGGCCGTCCCCCGGTGAGCCCCTGGGGCAAGCCCGAGGGCGTGAAGACCCGCCACAACAAGAAGGCGTCGAACAAGCTGATCGTCCGCGGCCGCAAGCGGGGCCGGGCGACGAAGTGATACAGCAGTGCCAAGTGCCCAGTGCCCAGTGCCTGGTGGACGATCTTCCACTTGGCACTGGGCACTGGGGACCAGGCACTTACGTTCGCGTCCACCACTGGCGCCGGAACTCCCCGGCATCACGTGGACTCAGACCCGCGGGAAGGCTTCGCAGGTCCCGCCGGGGAGACTAAGTGCGATGAGGAAAGAATGCCCAGAAGCCTGAAGAAGGGGCCGTTCGTAGACGACAGCCTCAGCAAGAAGATCCGGGCGATGAACGAGAAGGGCGAGAAGCGGGTCGTGAAGACCTGGTCGCGCAGCTCCACCATCACCCCGGACTTCGTCGGACACACGCTTGCCGTGCACAACGGCAACAAGTTCATCCCCGTGTACCTCACCGAG
Proteins encoded in this region:
- the rpsS gene encoding 30S ribosomal protein S19; translation: MPRSLKKGPFVDDSLSKKIRAMNEKGEKRVVKTWSRSSTITPDFVGHTLAVHNGNKFIPVYLTEQMVGHKLGEFAPTRTFKGHGGKLVDKRAKAR
- the rplB gene encoding 50S ribosomal protein L2 — protein: MPTKQFKPVTPGTRFRSTSDFAEVTHKGRPEKALTEKISGTGGRNHHGHVTSRHKGGGHKRLYRVIDFRRDKAGVAGKVERIEYDPNRTANIALVVYEDGERRYILHPRGLQVGDSVVAGSGSDIKPGNALPLAEIPLGTTVHNVELRPGKGGQMARSAGAGVQIAAKEGDYVTLRMPSTEMRMVRRECMATVGQVGNVDHEKQSIGKAGANRWRGKRPKVRGVVMNPVDHPLGGGEGRSSGGRPPVSPWGKPEGVKTRHNKKASNKLIVRGRKRGRATK
- the rplD gene encoding 50S ribosomal protein L4, with amino-acid sequence MLTARYYNAAGEQNGDVQLPEELFDGRVHEAALHQTVKAYLANQRQGTAATKTRGMVSGGNRKAWRQKGTGRARQGSMRAPHWRGGGIVFGPSPRSYHQDVPRKVKSLARRSAFNQRAIDGQIAVIERLAPEAPRTRAFAELLGKIGVAGAKRVLILTDGSSRNVYLSARNLPNVEVMPFAQASAYDVMVARQVVIEQAALDQVKQGAGQTADADAEEVVNA
- the rplW gene encoding 50S ribosomal protein L23 yields the protein MPKVNVNEVIVRPLVTEKSHDQLDRLGAYTFVVAKDANKIEIAQAVEKHFNVKVRDVRTMRYAGKEKRMGRHVGRKASWKKAVVTLAEGDSIELFEGV